Proteins encoded together in one Bacteroides zoogleoformans window:
- a CDS encoding O-antigen translocase: MSDNTSSYRSIFKATSLFGGVQFYQILIQIIKSKVIAILLGPAGVGVLGLFQSGLQLVQQITNMGLASSAVRDVSEANGSGNLQRISKTVTVVRRLVRITGVLGLLGVVFISPLLSKSAFGNYDYSIPFVFLSFTLLFDQLSAGQKVVLQGLRRLKELAKCSAIGITIGLLVSIPFYYWLGINGIAPTLVLTSLCSLVISWLYSRKIKIEKNNISLKQTFSHGRQMLVMGISMSISGILATAVAYITRSYIQSLGGVGEVGLYQAGFMIMTTYVGLVMNAIATDYYPRLASINKDNNKCRNAVCQQGEIGTLILAPLLTICLLFMPFVLEILYSDKFLSANLYISWACLGMLLRLGSWVISYLFVAKAESKLFMLNEVFACSYGLIFNILGYKVLGLEGVGIAFALTYFIYFIQVYVIARNKYSFEFSIQFVKCYGIQLLFVISSLVLVLVTDGFIKYLLGSLIIFTSLIHGIMGLNHRIDILTIIKKKNNDKR, encoded by the coding sequence ATGTCTGATAATACATCATCATATAGAAGTATTTTTAAAGCGACATCATTATTTGGAGGTGTTCAGTTTTATCAAATTCTGATTCAAATAATAAAGTCGAAAGTTATCGCAATTCTTCTTGGTCCAGCTGGTGTCGGAGTGCTAGGCTTGTTTCAGAGTGGTTTACAATTAGTACAACAAATAACTAATATGGGACTTGCCTCAAGTGCGGTACGTGACGTATCTGAAGCTAATGGTTCGGGTAATCTTCAAAGAATATCCAAAACCGTTACAGTTGTTCGTAGATTAGTTAGAATAACCGGAGTTTTAGGGTTATTAGGTGTCGTTTTTATATCACCTCTTTTGAGTAAGTCCGCGTTTGGTAACTACGATTACTCTATTCCATTTGTTTTTCTATCGTTTACTTTACTTTTTGATCAATTATCAGCTGGACAAAAAGTGGTACTTCAAGGGTTAAGAAGATTAAAGGAACTTGCTAAGTGTTCAGCGATTGGTATTACTATAGGATTATTAGTTTCTATACCTTTTTATTATTGGTTAGGAATAAACGGCATTGCTCCAACGTTGGTATTAACAAGTTTATGCTCCTTGGTTATATCATGGTTATATTCTAGAAAAATCAAAATTGAAAAGAATAATATTTCTTTGAAGCAAACTTTTTCCCATGGTCGGCAAATGCTTGTTATGGGTATATCTATGAGTATTAGCGGCATACTGGCAACGGCAGTAGCATACATAACAAGGAGTTATATTCAGAGTCTTGGTGGAGTAGGGGAAGTAGGTTTATATCAAGCTGGTTTTATGATTATGACAACCTATGTCGGACTAGTCATGAATGCCATTGCAACAGATTATTATCCTCGATTAGCTTCTATAAATAAGGATAATAATAAATGCAGAAATGCCGTATGTCAGCAAGGAGAGATAGGGACATTGATACTAGCACCTTTGCTCACAATTTGCCTTTTGTTTATGCCATTTGTGTTAGAAATTTTATACAGCGATAAGTTCCTATCTGCAAATTTGTATATTTCATGGGCATGTTTAGGTATGTTACTTAGATTGGGTTCTTGGGTAATTAGTTATTTGTTTGTTGCAAAAGCTGAATCCAAATTATTCATGCTCAACGAGGTTTTTGCATGTTCTTATGGGTTGATATTTAATATACTAGGTTATAAGGTATTGGGGTTAGAGGGTGTTGGAATAGCTTTTGCCCTAACTTATTTTATTTATTTCATACAAGTCTATGTCATAGCAAGAAATAAATACTCATTTGAGTTTAGCATACAGTTTGTTAAGTGTTATGGGATTCAATTATTATTCGTAATAAGCAGTTTAGTGTTAGTCTTAGTAACAGATGGATTTATTAAGTACCTATTAGGCTCATTAATTATTTTTACTTCATTAATTCATGGAATTATGGGACTTAATCATAGAATCGATATTTTGACAATAATTAAAAAGAAAAACAATGACAAAAGATGA
- a CDS encoding transcription termination/antitermination NusG family protein, translating to MKKNTEKSSLKPRKTAAVAETDDAVGVPAAEKTPAMKQWYIAIVGNNSERICRDKLEARIAAQPSGAKDYEVYVPVQQTLCVRADGKRRTVERILFPSMLFIRCTEQLRRRDIVRLPYIKRFMVNIAGKPGATGIRPVAVIPDSQMCSLKRMVNDGDSEVSIAPIDIPLGAKVRVNGGKLMGLEGYVLEVGDGKNYLVIRVDMLGCARMEIAGGMLEVVG from the coding sequence GTGAAAAAAAATACAGAAAAGAGTTCGCTCAAGCCTCGGAAGACAGCGGCGGTTGCAGAAACCGACGACGCCGTAGGCGTACCCGCCGCGGAGAAAACACCCGCAATGAAGCAGTGGTACATCGCCATTGTGGGCAACAACTCCGAGCGCATCTGCCGCGACAAGCTCGAAGCCCGCATTGCCGCTCAGCCCTCCGGCGCCAAGGATTACGAAGTCTATGTCCCCGTCCAGCAAACGCTCTGTGTCCGTGCCGACGGCAAGCGCCGCACCGTAGAGCGCATCCTCTTTCCCTCCATGCTCTTCATCCGTTGTACGGAGCAGCTGCGCCGCCGGGACATCGTCCGCCTGCCCTACATCAAACGCTTCATGGTGAACATCGCCGGCAAGCCTGGCGCTACAGGCATCCGCCCCGTAGCCGTCATCCCCGACAGCCAGATGTGCAGCCTCAAACGGATGGTGAACGACGGCGACAGCGAAGTCTCCATCGCCCCCATCGATATCCCCCTTGGAGCCAAAGTCCGTGTCAACGGCGGCAAGCTCATGGGGCTGGAAGGGTATGTGCTGGAAGTTGGAGATGGAAAAAACTACTTGGTGATACGGGTGGATATGCTGGGATGCGCCAGGATGGAGATTGCGGGGGGGATGCTGGAGGTGGTGGGGTAG
- a CDS encoding cytidylyltransferase domain-containing protein, with protein sequence MKVLAITQARYGSARFPAKILKEVNGVTLLELHLRRIIQSKMITKLKVATTDEEGSKYIIDICDKVGVEYCQGSVDDVLDRFYQTAKPENPDYIVRVTSDCPLIDSDIIDQTIKTCIDGGYDYASNTLIPTYPDGMDVEVFKFSVLEVAWKDAKLPSEHEHVTPYIKKNSTVMGGTIFKSFNVVNDVDLSALRITVDEQRDFEVIKVLIENVGVDKHCADYVNYLDMHKDVKDINSSIMRNEGYAKSLANDKEIK encoded by the coding sequence ATGAAAGTGTTAGCAATCACTCAAGCCCGTTACGGCTCAGCCCGCTTTCCTGCAAAAATATTGAAGGAAGTGAATGGTGTTACATTATTGGAGCTCCACCTTCGCCGCATTATACAGTCGAAGATGATAACCAAACTTAAGGTGGCTACCACTGATGAGGAAGGATCCAAGTATATCATTGACATCTGCGATAAAGTAGGTGTGGAATATTGTCAGGGTTCAGTGGATGATGTACTTGACCGTTTCTATCAGACGGCTAAGCCTGAGAATCCGGATTATATAGTGCGTGTTACCTCCGACTGCCCTCTGATTGATTCGGATATTATTGACCAGACCATCAAGACTTGTATTGATGGTGGCTATGACTATGCATCAAACACCTTGATTCCTACCTATCCTGATGGAATGGATGTTGAGGTATTCAAGTTCTCTGTTTTGGAAGTTGCGTGGAAGGATGCCAAACTGCCCAGCGAACATGAACATGTGACTCCTTACATCAAGAAAAACTCCACGGTAATGGGTGGTACTATCTTTAAGTCATTCAATGTGGTGAATGATGTGGATTTGTCCGCACTCCGCATCACGGTTGATGAACAGCGCGACTTTGAGGTTATTAAGGTTCTCATTGAGAACGTTGGAGTTGATAAGCATTGTGCTGACTATGTGAACTATTTGGATATGCACAAGGATGTGAAGGACATTAATTCTTCCATCATGCGCAATGAAGGATATGCTAAGTCTTTGGCAAATGATAAAGAAATTAAATAA
- a CDS encoding class II fructose-bisphosphate aldolase, whose amino-acid sequence MVNYKDLGLVNTREMFARAIKGGYAIPAFNFNNMEQMQAIIKAAVETKSPVILQVSKGARQYANATLLRYMAQGAVEYAKELGCAHPEIVLHLDHGDTFETCKSCIDSGFSSVMIDGSHLPYEENVALTKKVVEYAHQFDVTVEGELGVLAGVEDEVSAEHHTYTNPEEVIDFATRTGCDSLAISIGTSHGAYKFRPEQCHVDPATGRLVPPPLEFAVLDAVMKKLPGFPIVLHGSSSVPQEEVDTINKYGGKLEAAIGIPEEQLRKAAKSAVCKINIDSDSRLAMTAAVRKVFAEKPAEFDPRKYLGPARDNMEKLYKHKIINVLGSDNKLAQPN is encoded by the coding sequence ATGGTAAACTACAAAGATTTAGGACTGGTAAACACAAGAGAGATGTTTGCCAGAGCCATTAAAGGCGGGTATGCTATTCCGGCATTCAACTTCAACAATATGGAACAGATGCAGGCCATCATCAAGGCTGCTGTCGAAACTAAATCTCCTGTCATTCTTCAGGTATCCAAAGGTGCTCGTCAGTATGCCAACGCTACATTGTTGCGCTACATGGCGCAAGGCGCTGTGGAATATGCCAAGGAATTGGGGTGCGCACATCCGGAAATTGTTCTTCACCTGGACCACGGTGATACTTTTGAAACTTGCAAGTCTTGTATCGATTCAGGTTTCTCTTCAGTAATGATTGACGGCTCGCACTTGCCTTACGAAGAAAACGTTGCTTTGACCAAGAAAGTGGTTGAATACGCTCATCAGTTCGATGTAACCGTAGAAGGTGAACTGGGCGTACTGGCCGGCGTGGAAGATGAAGTGTCTGCCGAGCACCACACATATACCAATCCGGAAGAGGTGATTGACTTTGCTACCCGTACCGGTTGCGATTCTCTGGCCATCTCTATCGGAACTTCTCATGGCGCATACAAGTTCAGACCGGAACAGTGCCATGTAGATCCTGCTACCGGCCGTCTGGTTCCTCCTCCTCTGGAATTTGCCGTGCTGGATGCCGTAATGAAGAAACTTCCGGGATTCCCCATCGTTCTTCACGGCTCTTCTTCAGTTCCTCAGGAAGAAGTGGATACCATCAATAAATATGGCGGTAAGCTGGAAGCAGCTATCGGTATTCCTGAAGAACAACTGCGCAAGGCTGCGAAATCTGCCGTTTGCAAAATCAATATCGACTCGGACTCTCGTTTGGCAATGACGGCCGCAGTTCGTAAGGTTTTTGCAGAGAAACCTGCAGAGTTCGACCCGCGTAAGTATCTCGGTCCGGCTCGCGACAATATGGAAAAATTGTACAAGCATAAGATTATCAACGTGCTTGGCTCGGATAATAAATTGGCTCAACCTAATTGA
- a CDS encoding sugar 3,4-ketoisomerase, translating into MTKDDVKLVELPRFNDPRGNLSFAEQNNHIPFSIQRIYWIYDVPGGENRGGHAYRKTSEFIIAISGGFDVTVDDGINRKTFTLNRSYYGLYIPNGLWRQMENFSTNSLALEFADTKYDKKDYIIEYKQFVKLKEDGEI; encoded by the coding sequence ATGACAAAAGATGATGTAAAACTCGTTGAATTGCCTCGTTTTAATGATCCACGAGGAAATCTTTCTTTTGCAGAGCAGAATAACCATATCCCGTTTTCAATACAGAGGATTTACTGGATTTATGATGTTCCTGGTGGAGAAAATCGAGGTGGACATGCTTACAGAAAAACATCAGAGTTTATCATCGCCATTTCTGGTGGTTTTGATGTAACGGTCGATGATGGAATAAATCGGAAGACGTTTACTCTCAATCGCTCTTATTATGGTCTCTATATTCCCAATGGCTTGTGGCGTCAGATGGAGAATTTCTCTACTAACTCACTTGCATTGGAATTTGCAGATACTAAGTATGATAAAAAGGACTATATCATAGAATACAAGCAATTTGTTAAGTTAAAAGAGGATGGAGAAATTTAA
- a CDS encoding integrase core domain-containing protein, which produces MRQVYTLLQKHGIAISMTEDYKPTDNAVAERINGIIKTESSHSRHRFNDIGHARNVIGRCIHFYNHRRLHMSIGYKIPAVAHLEKGIQKKGWQKKKYPSKSSNKEKDTISLQSRTTSPGEGVCRRT; this is translated from the coding sequence ATGAGACAGGTATACACACTTCTTCAGAAACATGGCATTGCCATCAGTATGACGGAAGACTACAAACCGACCGACAATGCCGTTGCGGAACGTATCAACGGAATTATTAAGACGGAAAGTAGCCATTCTCGACACCGGTTCAATGACATCGGGCATGCAAGAAATGTAATAGGCCGCTGCATACATTTTTATAACCATCGCAGACTGCATATGAGCATCGGATACAAAATACCCGCTGTGGCGCATCTGGAGAAGGGAATACAGAAGAAAGGGTGGCAAAAGAAAAAATATCCTTCTAAAAGTAGCAATAAAGAGAAGGATACAATATCTTTGCAAAGCCGAACAACAAGTCCGGGAGAAGGCGTATGCCGGCGTACCTGA
- a CDS encoding N-acetylneuraminate synthase family protein gives MLDFNQNIKIGDRMIGLDYPTYIIAEIGGNFDGSLDKAKRLIDAAKTAGADCAKFQTFKAESIVSEGGFSKMELHGVHGSWGRTVSEVFRDVELPLEWHQELADYCAKIGIDFSTSPYNKEAVDLCAKMKLPFIKIGSGEITWLEMLDYIARKGMPIMLATGDATMSEIDEAVRTIERTGNKDFVLMQCITNYPSKLESANVNVLKTYQSAFGCLTGYSDHAPGSVVAIASVVLGGRVIEKHFTLDKKDKGPDHPHSMEPTEFKFMVDSIREVEKAMGSTRKEVQKEEGETVFVQRRCLYARKDLKKGQVITEGDLDVLRPALGILPKYKDVIIGKTVNKDILARDPIFWEDL, from the coding sequence ATGTTGGATTTTAATCAAAACATCAAGATCGGTGACCGTATGATAGGTCTCGACTATCCCACCTATATCATTGCTGAGATTGGTGGTAACTTTGATGGTAGTCTTGATAAGGCAAAACGCCTGATTGACGCCGCCAAGACCGCAGGTGCTGACTGCGCCAAATTCCAAACCTTCAAAGCCGAGAGCATTGTCTCTGAGGGCGGTTTCTCAAAGATGGAACTTCACGGCGTACATGGCTCATGGGGGCGTACCGTGAGCGAGGTATTCAGGGATGTGGAACTCCCGCTGGAGTGGCATCAGGAGTTGGCAGACTATTGTGCAAAGATAGGTATTGACTTCTCAACCTCTCCTTACAATAAGGAGGCCGTTGACCTCTGCGCCAAGATGAAGCTACCTTTTATCAAGATTGGCTCTGGTGAAATCACTTGGCTGGAAATGCTGGACTACATTGCTCGTAAGGGTATGCCTATCATGCTGGCTACAGGTGATGCCACCATGTCTGAGATTGATGAGGCTGTGCGCACCATTGAGAGGACTGGTAACAAGGACTTTGTACTGATGCAGTGCATTACCAACTATCCTTCCAAGCTGGAGAGTGCCAATGTTAACGTGCTGAAGACCTATCAGAGCGCCTTTGGCTGCCTGACCGGTTACAGCGATCATGCACCCGGCTCCGTTGTGGCCATTGCTTCTGTGGTTCTGGGCGGTCGCGTGATTGAGAAGCACTTTACGCTGGACAAGAAGGACAAGGGCCCTGACCATCCTCATTCTATGGAGCCTACTGAGTTTAAGTTTATGGTGGATAGTATCCGTGAAGTTGAAAAGGCTATGGGTAGCACTCGTAAGGAAGTGCAGAAGGAGGAAGGCGAGACCGTATTCGTACAACGTCGTTGCCTCTATGCCAGGAAGGATTTGAAGAAAGGCCAGGTGATTACTGAAGGTGATTTGGACGTGTTGCGTCCTGCCCTGGGTATTCTGCCTAAGTATAAGGACGTGATCATTGGCAAGACTGTCAATAAGGACATCCTTGCCCGTGATCCTATTTTCTGGGAAGATCTTTAA
- a CDS encoding aminotransferase class III-fold pyridoxal phosphate-dependent enzyme: MIKKLNNQIKFIMGKGQELYKKAKTMIPGGTSLLSKRPEQLLPESWPSYYSKSKGCEVWDLDGNHYYDCSMMGIGTNTLGYANDAVDEAVMEVVKNGNMTTLNCPEEVYLAEKLLSMETWAGGVRYTRGGGEANSMCVRIARAFTGKDKVAICGYHGWHDWYVSVNLGESNALAGHLLPGIPTNGVPSELRGTAIPFHYNNFEELLDIVNKNPDLAIVKMEVCRNFGPEDNFLGKVRDLCTERGIILIFDECTSGFRETFGGLFKKYGVIPDMTIYSKTMANGYACAAVIGRKDIMEAAQGSWISSTFWTERIGPTAALAAMAEMERMKSWEIITAKGMENKRRWQTLADKYGLKIIQWGIPALAGYNFDSPNHLAYKTYITQQMLKKGFLAGNSMYPCIAHTSDIIDHYFEELDKVFADIRDFEDGRDVMKALEGPVCQSGFKRLN; the protein is encoded by the coding sequence ATGATAAAGAAATTAAATAATCAGATAAAATTTATTATGGGAAAAGGTCAAGAGCTTTACAAGAAAGCAAAAACAATGATTCCTGGAGGAACCTCTCTCCTTTCTAAGAGACCTGAGCAATTATTGCCCGAGAGTTGGCCTTCATATTACAGTAAATCTAAAGGCTGTGAAGTATGGGATTTGGATGGTAACCATTACTATGACTGTTCCATGATGGGCATTGGCACCAACACCCTTGGTTATGCCAATGACGCTGTTGATGAGGCTGTTATGGAGGTGGTTAAGAATGGTAATATGACTACGCTTAATTGCCCTGAGGAGGTTTATCTGGCTGAAAAACTTCTTTCGATGGAGACTTGGGCAGGTGGTGTTCGTTATACTCGTGGCGGTGGCGAAGCCAACTCTATGTGTGTTCGTATTGCTCGTGCTTTTACTGGAAAAGACAAAGTTGCTATTTGTGGTTATCACGGATGGCACGACTGGTATGTATCTGTGAATTTAGGTGAGAGTAATGCTCTTGCAGGGCACCTTCTCCCTGGTATTCCTACCAATGGTGTACCCAGTGAACTTCGTGGGACGGCTATTCCTTTTCACTACAACAACTTTGAGGAACTGCTTGACATTGTCAACAAGAATCCAGATTTGGCTATTGTCAAGATGGAAGTATGTCGTAACTTTGGTCCTGAGGACAACTTTCTTGGAAAGGTTCGTGACCTTTGTACCGAACGTGGCATCATCCTTATCTTTGATGAATGTACTAGTGGTTTTCGTGAGACTTTTGGTGGCCTGTTCAAGAAATATGGTGTGATTCCTGATATGACCATTTATAGCAAGACCATGGCTAATGGTTATGCTTGCGCCGCAGTAATTGGTCGCAAGGATATAATGGAAGCTGCTCAGGGTTCTTGGATTAGCTCTACTTTCTGGACAGAGCGTATTGGACCTACTGCTGCACTGGCTGCTATGGCAGAGATGGAGCGCATGAAGTCTTGGGAAATTATTACCGCCAAGGGTATGGAGAATAAGCGTCGTTGGCAGACATTGGCAGACAAGTATGGTCTGAAGATTATCCAATGGGGTATTCCTGCATTGGCTGGTTATAACTTCGATAGCCCCAACCATCTTGCTTACAAAACCTACATCACACAGCAGATGTTAAAGAAGGGTTTCCTGGCAGGTAACAGCATGTATCCTTGCATTGCCCACACGTCTGATATCATTGACCATTACTTTGAGGAGTTGGATAAGGTGTTTGCCGATATCCGTGACTTCGAAGATGGTCGCGATGTAATGAAAGCACTGGAAGGCCCTGTTTGTCAATCCGGTTTTAAACGCTTAAATTAA
- a CDS encoding GNAT family N-acetyltransferase, with protein sequence MRLIEKDFTYEKYGLHARLVEESDAEFIFRLRSDATRSKYIHDIEGGVENQVEWIRNYKKREEEGTDYYFIFYRDEIPVGLNRIYSIHDRTYTGGSWVMAPEASMEEVIACPIMMREIAFEVCGMEFEDDYDACHVDNKKVIKYNLMSGMKICKHFQDVKGEYVAMSMTKEDFESHKPKLLKMIGY encoded by the coding sequence ATGAGATTAATCGAAAAAGACTTCACATACGAAAAGTATGGTTTACATGCAAGACTTGTGGAAGAATCTGACGCTGAATTTATCTTCAGACTTCGATCTGATGCAACTCGGTCAAAATATATTCATGACATTGAGGGAGGTGTCGAAAACCAGGTTGAATGGATTCGAAATTATAAAAAACGAGAGGAAGAAGGCACGGACTATTATTTTATATTTTATAGGGATGAGATACCTGTCGGTTTAAACCGTATTTACAGCATTCATGATAGAACATATACCGGAGGTAGTTGGGTTATGGCTCCGGAAGCTTCTATGGAAGAGGTTATTGCATGTCCAATTATGATGCGAGAAATCGCGTTTGAAGTGTGCGGAATGGAGTTTGAAGATGATTATGATGCATGCCATGTTGATAACAAGAAAGTTATTAAATATAATCTTATGAGTGGAATGAAGATATGTAAGCATTTTCAAGATGTCAAAGGTGAATATGTGGCTATGTCTATGACCAAGGAAGATTTTGAGTCGCATAAACCAAAATTATTAAAAATGATAGGATATTAA
- a CDS encoding sugar 3,4-ketoisomerase, translated as MEKFNVFDCSIIELDRHHSDRKGNLTVVQNGETLPFDVKRVYYLYDVPGGEERGAHAHRDLSQLIIAASGSFNVTLDDGRCKRTFFLNRPYQGLYVKPGMWRDLGDFSSGAVCMVLASDIYIKEDYIRDYNEFLEYRKTK; from the coding sequence ATGGAGAAATTTAATGTATTTGATTGCTCTATCATAGAGCTCGACAGACATCATTCAGATCGCAAGGGTAATCTTACTGTTGTGCAAAATGGCGAGACCCTTCCTTTTGATGTTAAACGTGTATACTATTTATATGATGTGCCAGGTGGAGAAGAGCGTGGAGCCCATGCTCATCGTGATTTGAGTCAACTTATAATTGCAGCTTCTGGTTCATTTAATGTAACTCTAGATGATGGCAGATGCAAGCGTACATTCTTCTTGAACCGACCCTACCAGGGTTTGTATGTGAAGCCTGGAATGTGGCGTGACCTAGGGGATTTCTCTTCTGGTGCTGTTTGTATGGTACTAGCGTCTGATATATACATAAAGGAGGATTACATACGTGATTATAACGAATTTTTAGAATACAGAAAGACTAAATAA
- a CDS encoding YdcF family protein: MITDREIIMAIVNNDCLKPSDAIILLEGDGFHRYQKAVNLYHRGMGKKIVFSGAIVQKEYGSYPFEEIKPLILKAGVLEEDLIHENKSLQTQQQAVEIVKMAMENGWKRLALVASHEHQYRAYLTFLRQVLDSKSGIILYNAPARNLKWFVDSGWGMRFDRLKGEFDRIENYTALGHLANVEEVVKYQRWKESFLDNK, encoded by the coding sequence ATGATTACAGATAGAGAAATTATCATGGCAATTGTCAACAACGATTGCTTGAAACCTTCGGATGCCATCATTCTCTTGGAGGGCGATGGCTTCCATAGGTATCAAAAAGCTGTCAACCTTTATCATCGAGGTATGGGCAAAAAGATTGTCTTCAGTGGTGCTATTGTTCAGAAAGAATATGGCAGTTATCCATTTGAGGAAATAAAGCCGCTTATCCTAAAAGCGGGAGTTCTTGAAGAAGATTTGATTCATGAGAATAAATCTCTTCAGACACAACAACAAGCTGTCGAGATTGTAAAGATGGCTATGGAGAATGGCTGGAAACGTCTTGCATTGGTGGCCTCACACGAGCATCAGTACCGTGCTTATTTGACTTTCCTGCGTCAAGTGCTTGATTCAAAAAGTGGTATCATCCTCTATAATGCGCCTGCAAGAAATCTCAAATGGTTTGTGGATAGTGGATGGGGGATGCGCTTTGATCGACTTAAAGGAGAATTCGATAGGATAGAAAATTATACAGCATTAGGCCATTTGGCAAATGTTGAAGAGGTTGTTAAATATCAGAGGTGGAAAGAATCTTTTCTTGATAATAAATAA
- the pseB gene encoding UDP-N-acetylglucosamine 4,6-dehydratase (inverting) → MLNNKVVLITGGTGSFGKKFVETILRDYPQVKKIIIYSRDELKQFELKQKYPERKYPQLRFFIGDVRDLERLTRACEGVNVIIHAAAIKQVDTAEYNPEECIKTNVHGAQNVIKAALATGVSDVVALSTDKACAPINLYGATKLTSDKLFCAANNIKGSKDIRFSVVRYGNVMGSRGSVIPFFIKLRDQGAKELPITDMRMTRFNISLEAGVAMVMYAIGHHLGGEIFIPKIPSYKICDVATAIAPNLKQVEVGIRPGEKLHEEMITVTDALDTIDLGKYYVIMPSVSYIHTREEFIKHHNAKLVSDGFHYSSDINTEWETVESMRENIKKYVDPNFEVK, encoded by the coding sequence ATGTTGAATAATAAAGTCGTATTGATTACCGGAGGAACTGGTTCGTTCGGTAAGAAGTTTGTGGAAACGATTTTACGTGATTATCCGCAAGTGAAAAAAATCATTATCTATTCACGTGATGAACTCAAACAATTTGAGTTAAAACAAAAGTATCCGGAAAGAAAATATCCGCAACTTCGCTTCTTTATTGGGGATGTTCGTGATTTGGAACGTCTGACGCGTGCTTGTGAGGGAGTAAATGTGATTATCCATGCTGCTGCAATCAAACAGGTGGATACGGCGGAGTATAATCCGGAAGAGTGCATAAAGACCAATGTGCATGGAGCGCAGAATGTAATTAAAGCGGCTTTGGCAACAGGCGTAAGTGATGTTGTCGCACTTAGCACCGATAAGGCATGCGCACCTATCAACCTCTATGGTGCTACGAAATTGACTAGTGATAAGCTTTTCTGTGCAGCCAATAACATCAAGGGTAGTAAGGATATCCGGTTCTCAGTGGTTCGTTACGGTAACGTAATGGGCTCTCGAGGTTCCGTTATTCCTTTCTTCATTAAATTGAGAGATCAGGGCGCTAAGGAACTGCCTATTACTGATATGCGTATGACGCGATTTAATATTTCCTTGGAAGCAGGTGTCGCTATGGTGATGTATGCTATTGGTCATCATCTTGGTGGGGAGATTTTTATTCCTAAGATTCCTTCATATAAGATTTGCGACGTTGCTACTGCAATAGCACCAAACCTTAAGCAGGTAGAGGTAGGAATACGCCCAGGTGAGAAGCTTCACGAGGAGATGATTACGGTTACAGATGCACTAGACACCATAGATTTGGGTAAATACTATGTAATCATGCCATCTGTGTCTTACATACATACTCGCGAAGAGTTTATCAAACATCATAATGCGAAATTGGTTTCTGATGGATTCCATTATAGTTCGGATATCAATACTGAGTGGGAAACAGTGGAGTCTATGCGTGAAAACATCAAGAAATATGTTGATCCAAATTTCGAGGTAAAATGA